The genomic stretch CTACCGGATCATTATCATCGCGCATGATCCAGTACGATTCTTGGCGCGCGAGATTGCGCAACTCGGTGGGATCGATGAAGCCGCCACCCAGCGCCGGCCACGAGCCGTTCCATTGCGGCGCATAGCTCTCTACAATATCGCTGCGCGGCACGATCGCCGTTTCAAAAATCGGCGATACATAGTCGGGATTGTCAAAGCCCGGCTCCGGGTTGAATTGATTGTCGGAAATATCGTTGTAGGATTCGCTGCAAATCGTATCGCCGTCGGCGTTCACCGCGCCAAAGACAATGCCGACCTGCCAGACCATGTAATTCAGCGTGCCCGCCGGCCACTCGATGCTGCGGGTGTAATCACGGTCGCCAATGAAGCCGTTGTTGTCGTGATAAACCACCATGCGGCCGTTATCCATACGGCCGAGCTTGCGATCTTTAAACGCCGCCGGTTTCAGCAGCTTGTTGCCCTGCCGCATTTTGAGGATGCGTTGAATCTTCTCGGCCTTGCCCTCGCCGGCTTGAATTGTTTCGACGGCGAATAGCATTGCCACGAATGGCAGGAGCAAGAGAGTCGCTTTTATAGTCATTTTTGAAGATAGCTGTTTCATTCCTCAAAACCTCCGAAGGTTATCTCCAACTTATAGCGAAACATTTATTCATTTGAGTCATTCTCCAGGAACTTTCATCACCCATTCGCCAAGGCCCTGTTAGAGACGTTGACAGAATGATAACGAAAGTATGCCTAAAGGCATTACTACAAACGTTCACATATTCAACTCAAACCCAAGGCGAATATTGCGCTGCGCGCCAATGTTGTAAGGGTCGCGTTTACCTTGCGGCGTGTAGCCGGGATCCGTGGTTTCATTCGGCAAGCCGGTGTCGGTAAATACTTCCACAACATTGCGGCGGTTCGTGAGATTCGTGACTTCGGTGAACACGCCGAATTCTCTGCCAGCGAGGTTGAACAGCTTGTCGACACGCAAATCCAACTGCCAGTTGGAGGGCATGCGCGCGACATTCTCATCGCCGAGGCGCTGACCGCGGCTGTCGGTGGGCGTATACGGCTGGCCGCTGCTGAAGCGCCCGGTCAAATTCACGCCGAAATTTTGCAGCAATTGCGCGCCGCCGAAACGCGGGCCTTCGCCTTTTTTGTAGCGAAAATCAAAATTGAAATTGAACACATGCGGGCGATCCCAATCGAGAATGACCAGCTTCTTCAACGGCACCCGCGGCGGCCGCGCCAGCAAATCCGCGCGCGTATCGAGCGGGTTCGAACTGTTGCCTTCGGCGCGTGAAATGGTATAGCTGAAATACGAGGCAAAATGATGATAGCGCCGCGTGCGGAAGTTGATTTCAACCCCGCGTGAATTCGCAAAATCTTGATTGATATAATACGTCACCGCCGAGGGACGCGCAAACGAATACAAATCGGTGGCCACGAGATTTTCAATGTCTTTATAAAAACCCGTCACGCTCAACGCCAAAAAATCGGTGATCTGCTGATCCCAGCCGACTTCGAATGCGACCGTCTTCTGCGGCTCGAGATCGGCATTGCCGAGCGTGGGACGGAAAATGTCAACATAGCGATTGTGGTTGAACACAATCTTATTGTATTCCGGCACCTGATAAAAATGGCCATACGAGAAATGCAGATTGGCGCGATCCGTGATGGGATGGGCCAGACCTAAACGCGGGCTGACGCGCATCTTGCTTTCTGTCACACGCCGCGGTCCGAGCGGATTGTTCACGTCGACGGCAACGCTATCCTTCGGATCGAAATAGTCAACACGCAAGCCGACATTGATGACGAGATCGTTGAATTCCATTTTATCCTGAAGGTAAGCCGCGGCTTCGACCGGATAAAACTTGAACATATCCACGCGCGAGTTGACGATATCCCCGCCGGTCAACAACTGCTGGCGCCACACGCGATGGCGATTAAAATCCAGGCCGGCTTTGATATTGTGATTGATGTTCGCTTGATACGTCACATCGAACTTGCCCTGCCACACGCGATCTTCCTGGTGAAGAAAGCGCGGATCATCGCCGGAAACCACGAAATCTTCACCGGCATTGTAGGTCAAAAAGATATAATCTTCCGGCTGGCTGCGCACGCGATCCATAAACGTGCGCGAGAAATGCTGGATCTTCAACTCAAAAAATGAACGTTGATTCAGCGTCTGCGTCCACGCCACTATGCCTTGATACGTCCGCGTGCGCAGATGATCGTTCCCCGCGAAATTATTGTCGAGCGAATCCGTGCCCACGCGCTGGCGATATAACCCCTGATGCGCAAAATAATGATCGTAAATTTCCTGATCTTCGCTGTTGGCGTTGGCCGAGAACGTGAGCTTGGCCGTTTTGGTGGGTGATAACGTTACTTTTGCCGAGCCGCGGCGCGTGAATTCATTTTGCAGAATCCCGATGTTGCCGTCGGTTTGATAGTACTCGCCGGCCAGAAAATATTTCATCGTATTGCCGATGCCCGGCACCGGACCACCCAGACTGAACTGGCTTTGATACGTTCCCCAATTGGCGCGATCCAGCACGCCTTTGGTTTCGATTAGTCTGTCGCGCTCTTGAAAGGTGTAGTCTCGCGTCCGTGTGCCGAAAATGGCGTCCGTCAAGCCGCGCAGACTGAAGTTGGTTTTGCTGCCGCCCTCTTGCGTGACGAGATTCAACACGCCGCTCATGGCATTGCCATATTCTGCATTGAAATTACCGCTGATGAGTTGAATCTCTTCGATCGCGCCGGTGGAGACTTCGCCGCCCAACCCGCCGGTGATGCCGTCGCGCACGGACATACCGTCGACCATTACCGCCAACTCATTGCCGCGGCCGCCGCGCACAAAAAATTGGCCCTCACCGGTATCCAGGCCTTCTGCAAATGCGGCATCACGAATCGGCCTGGTGGTGACGCCGGAGTTCAGCGTCAACACGTCCTTGAAATCATCCGCCACCATGTTTTCCACCACGTCCGCTTCCACCACTTGCATGGTGGTAACGCCGTCTTTTTGAATCAGCGGCCGCTGCGCCACAATCTCGACGGCTTCACCGGTTTCGAGCACAGTGGAAGCCAAATCGAAATTCACCGTTGAGGTTAGATCAACGCTCACTTTGACGTTGCTGATCGTCGTGGCTTGATAACCCATGGAGCTCGCTTTTACGCTGTAGGTGCCCGGCGGCACGTGCAGGATGAAATAGCGTCCATTGGCGTCCGTGGCTGCGCCCAGCGTCGTGCCCAGCACGATCACATTCACGCCCGGCAACGGATTGCGTGTGTCCTTTTCTCTCACGACGCCGGAAATTTTGCCGGTCGTTCCGGCAAACGCCAGACTCGAATGAACAAAAAATGCCAGCAGCAGCATTAACAAAAATCTGTGGTCACATCGCTTCATATGGCCCTCCGTAACATGAAAGAATGAGTACAGTTTGATTGATCGCGAAGACAGCCGTACAATTTGAGCGCGCCTTGCAGGCGCGAATATGCTGCAATCCTGCAGGAGAAAGCAAGGCGGGTGGGGCAGAACAGCAGCTTACCGCTAACCAAATCCTCGGGCAAAAGCTTGATGACGGTGCAATGAAATGAATCGTTTGATTGAATAGCTGCCAAAAGCTATGCCACGGGGCAAGCTCCATCATCGCTCCATTTAATTGTCACATTTTTCAAGCCAAATCACCGGTCGCGGGCATGCCACTGTCGCTCTCGTATGCAGCGCCATGCCGCATACGGCAATTTCTTGCATGCGTTCGTTATTAGGTCGGAATTTCAATCAAAAAGAGCTTGTCAAAAACGTTTCAAATATATATCCGATCGGGATCAAGCTCTTCTCGTATGATACGCAGCTCTTCGGCTGTTGGAGGTTCGGTTATGAGGAGATGATCGGCAATCTTGAGCGGCCAACCGACATTAGTTTTAATATCTTCAAGTTGAACACCGGGATGAATGTCGGTCAACCACATCTCATGATTGGCAGAATCAAAACGAAAGACGCCCAGATCCGTGACCACGACTTTGGGACCTTCCGTGGTAATACCGAGGCGGGCGCGGGCGTCGCCGCCGTCGAGAAATCCGGGACTGGTGAGAAAATCCACGGCTTCCGGGAAATTGCGTTTTTTCAGGGGAGTGATGATCAAAATTTTCTGCGCCAGCGTGGCAATTTCACTGGCGCCGCCGCTGCCCGGCAATCTCACTTTCGGCGCGGCATAATCGCCGATTACCGTGGAGTTGATATTGCCGAAACGGTCGATTTGCGCGCCCCCGAGAAAACCGACCGTGATGCGGCCGCCTTGCAGATAATACAAGAAAACTTCCGGGAGGGAACAAACGGACAAACAGCCAGCCACCAATGCCGGATCACCGATGGAAACCGGCAAGCGTTCCGGCACAGCACCGACGGCGCCGGATTCATAAATCAAGGTGAGATGCGGAGCGTGAGTGAGGCGTGCAAGATTGCAGGCCATGTTGGGCAGGCCAATGCCGACAAAAACAACATCGTCGTCCCGCAATTCGCGGGCAGCGCGAGCAACCATCAATTCACTGGCGGAGTAGTCGGCCATGAGCGGTTAGAATGCTGCGTTCAACAAATAGAACATCTCGTTTTCATGAATTTATGGGGAAGGGCCTGAACGTTTGCGGCCTCGCCTCCGGCTAAAAGCGGGCACATAGTGTCAATTTTCGAATGAAAATGCAAGAAGAAATTTCTGAAAAAAAATCCGCCGTATGCCGAACTCTATTGTTTTTCCAGGCGCCGGCCGTCACCTTGACAATCCCGTCGTTTTCGGCTATATTGCGCCCTCGAGTTGGCGCACGCGCCATTCACTCATCCACTCCCACCAATTCCAGGAGCACGAGATGATCACCGACATGTGGATCAACAACGAATTTGTCGCAAGCAAAAACGCCGAACGCTTCGAGGTTCTCAATCCTGCGACCGAAGAAATTCTCGCCATGGTGCCGCGCGGCAATGCAGAAGATGCCGAACGCGCCGTCGCTGCGGCGCATGCGGCGTTCAACCCGTGGCGAAAAATGGGCAGTCTCGAACGCAAAGAAATGATGCACGAAATTGCGCGCAAAATTCGCGCGCACGGTGAAGAATTGGCGCAGATCATCACGCTGGAAGGCGGCAAACCCATCATTGAGAATCGCGACGAAGTGGAATGGGTGGCCTCGTGTTTTGAATATTATGCCGAGTTGGGCCGCGATCAAATCGGCCGCGTGGTTGCGCCGGCGTTTGAACATCAAATGAGTCTGGTCGTCAAGGAGCCGTTCGGCGTGGTCGCGTGCATCGTGCCGTGGAATTACCCCATTCTGCTCATGGCGTGGAAAGTCGCGCCCGCCCTCGCCGCGGGCAACACCGTGGTGATCAAACCCTCGGAGCTGACGCCGCTGTGCAATCTTTTCTTCGCAAAAATTTTTAATCATCTGCCCAAAGGGGTTGCCAATATCATCACCGGCTTTGGCAAAGAAGCAGGCGAGCCGCTGGTGACGTCGAAAGGCACGCAACTCATTGCCTTTACCGGCAGCGTGGAAACCGGCCGCCACATTGCCATGCTCGCCGCGCAACAATTGAAGAAAGTACATCTCGAACTGGGCGGTAACGATCCCTTCATTGTTTGTGATGATATCGATGTTGATATTGCCGTGCGCGCCGGCGCCTGGACGGCATTCTTGAACAACGGTCAGGTCTGCACCTCCGCCGAGCGCTTTTACGTGCTCGAACCTATTGCCAAAAAATTTATTGAAGGCTTGACGGAATTCAGCAAAACCTTGCGCCTGGGCAATCCCCTGGGGCCGGGAGTCGATCTCGGCCCGCTGGTCAGCGAGGCGCAGCGCCGGAAAATTGAAGCGCGGCTCGCGCAAAGCGTGCAACAAGGCGCAAAAATATTGAGCGGAGGCAAACGTCCTGCGCAATTCTCTAAAGGCTATTTCTTCGAGCCAACCGTGTTGACAAACGTGAACGAGAGCATGGAGCTGATGCGCAGCGAAACTTTTGGCCCGCTTGCGCCGATTCAAGTCGTCAAAAATATCGAAGAAGCCATTGCACGAGCTAACGCTTCCGAATACGGCCTGGGCGCTTCGATTCTCACCAATGATCTTGAAAAAGCCATGCTGGCCGCGGACAACATCAAAGCCGGCACGTTTTGGATCAATGATCCGCTCACCGACAACGATGCTGCGCCCTTCGGCGGCATGCGCCTTTCCGGCCACGGCCGCGAGCTGGGACTCGAAGGCCTTGATGAATTCCGCGAGGCCAAACACATACTCATCGACTACAAGCTGGAGAAGAAAAGTTATTGGTTCCCGTATGCTTGAAAACAGAGAGTAGTATAACCTGATTGGTTTCACCGAGGCAAAACAATACTTAGAAATTTCTCGCCTTTTCAATCTTGCTGTTCAATCTTTCGTAAGCACTGCTCGAACCATCTTTTCATCACACGAAAGGATCACAGGCATGAAAACTGCGCTGCAAGCAACCCTGGCCGCTAGTCTGATCTTTTTTCAAATTTGTTATTCACAATCAAATCAACCCAACATTGTATTGATCCTTCTGGATGATTTGGATTCCCATTCCATTGCGTACATGCCGCAACTCCAAGCGTTGTTGCAGGATCAAGGCACGGCCTTTCCCAACTTTTTTGTGAGTGTGCCGGTATGTTGTCCTTCACGCGCCTCCTTCTTGCGCGGCCAATATGCACACAATCATGGCGTGCTGACGAATCACACACCTGACGGCGGTTTTGTAAAATTTCGCAGCCAGGGGCATGAAAGCTCGACGATTGCCACCTGGCTGCACGATGCCGGTTATCGCACCGCGTTGTTCGGCACATATCTTAACGGCTATCCTGCCGGCAGGCCGACTTATATTCCGCAAGGCTGGGATGAATGGTATGGCGTGATGTACAGCAATTTCTTCAATTATTCGATCAACGAAAATGGCCAGGTGGTGTCATACGGCAATGATCCCCAAGACTACGAAACCGACGTGCTGGCGCGCCACGCCGCGGACTTCATTCGCCGCACAGCGCCAATTGCGCCATTTTTTATTTATTTTGCTTCGGTTGCGCCGCATGAGCCGGCTGTGCCCGCCCCGCGCCATCAAAACAAATTTTCGAATATCACCGCGCCGCGCCGGCCTTCTTTTAATGAGGCAGACGTCAGCGACAAACCGGAGTGGGTGCGAAACCTGCCGCTGTTGACGGCCACAGCCATTGCCGGCATCGATACGCTTTTTCGCAAAAGGCTGCAAAGCCTCCTGGCGGTTGATGATATGATCAAAAGCCTGGTGGACACGCTGTCTGCTTACAACGAGTTAGAAAATACCTACTTCTTTTTCACTTCAGACAACGGTTATCATTTCGGCGAGCATCGCCGCAGAATGAACAAGAACACGGCGTATGAAGAGTCGATTCGTGTTCCGTTGATTGTGCGCGGCCCGGGCGTTGCGGCCGGGCGGGTGTTGGATCATTTGGTGATGAACATTGATTTGGGGCCGACGTTTGCTGAGCTGGCAGGCGCCACGGCGCCGGATTTTGTTGATGGCCGTTCTCTCATGCCCTTGCTGCATAATGTTCCTCCCACAATAACGGCCTGGCGTCACGATGTGTTGATCGAGCATTGGATTGATGACCAGGATAATCGCGTGCCGGAATTCACGGCGCTGCGTACCTGGAATTATACCTATGTGGAATATCCCACCGGCGAATGCGAGCTTTATGATTTGCGGGTTGATCCGTTTCAATTGCAGAGCCTGCACACAACTGCTGATCCAGCATTGCTTGCCCAGCTTGCCGCGCAACTTGATTCATTACGTCATTGCAGCGGCGGTAATTGCTTTCCGGTTGGCGTCGCAGAAAAAAATCTCGCGGTCAATCTATCGGATTTTAGGCTGGAACAAAATTATCCCAATCCCTTCAACCCGTCTACGACAATTCGTTTCTACCTACCCAAACGCGAGCGAGTCACGCTGACGATCTATGATCTCGCCGGCAGGCAGGCGGCTGTGCTGGTGGACGCGGTTTTGAATGCCGGCGAACATCACGTCGCAATTGATTCTGAAAAACTGGCCGGCGGAGTTTGGTTCTATCAGCTAAAGACGCCCTCCTTTTCTCAAATACGCAAGGCAATGTTGTTGCGCTGAGAATAATTTGGGATAGGCCCGGTAATTGCCGAGACAACATGGGAAAATTTGTTGCAATAATATAATGGACATGACATATTGGGATGAGATGTGGTAGAAACGCAACGAAACTCTCAACTCAATTTAACTGAAGAAATTACAGTGAGAACCCGGCCTTGCTCGACGACAAACAGGTAAGAGAATCATGAAGATTGCCCTCACCGCTGATCTGCACTGGAATGTCTCGACGCGCGGAGATCGCAATACCCGACGCCTGGCGGATCGCATAGTTGAGATCAATCCCGACATTCTCGTTCTGGTGGGCGATACCGGCGTCGATGAGGAAATGGCCAAAGGCCTTGCCCTGTTCCGGGAATTCAAAGGCGCGAAATTGTTGGTGGCCGGCAATCACTGCCTGTGGTGCGACCGGCGCGGACCCAATTCTTTGGAAATTTACCAAAAGGTTATTGCTGAGACGGCAGAACATTTTGGCTTTCATTATTTGGATAAACAGCCGTGGCTCGCGGCCGATCATTCCTTTGCCATTGTGGGCAACATCAGTTGGTATGACTACTCGTACGCCTCGCCGGTGATTGCGGAGAAGTATCCCGACTGTCGGGAGATTTACCGGCGCAAGGAATTCCTCAACGGCTGGCATAACGACGGCCGGTACGTGCGTCTCGGCATGACGGATGCGGAGTTCACCCGGTTGGTGCTGGCAAAACTCAAAAACGATCTCGACGACATGAGCCAACGCGCCGAATTGATGATCGCGGCGATTCATCACCCGCCCTTTCCAGAGTTGTTTTATCCCCTGCGCGCAAAACCCAGCGATGATGATTTGATCTGGTTGGCCTATACCAGCAACCGCGCCATCGCCGACCTTTTGCCGCGCTATCCCAAACTTCGCTACGTTTTTTGCGGCCATACCCATTTTGCGCGGCATGCCAGAATCGGACAGATTCACGCCTACAATATCGGCGGAAACTATCATTGGAAACGCCTGGCCTTGCTCGAGCTTCCTTCCGGCAACATCGAGTTTCAAGAATACCGGTAACAGAAACCTCATCGAACCAGGAGCGCTTCATGCACGATGCCAACTCATCGCAACAATCCCTCCTACTTCCAGCAACAGCCAATGGCCATTCCCGTCGCGACTTCCTGAAAGTCCTTTCCCTTGCCCTCGCGGCAATTCCATTGCGCCCGGCCTTCAGCTTCCCCGAAAAAGATCCCGTCAAATTTTTCTCGCGCCAGAAAACCGAACGTCCGAAAAAGGTAATCATTTTGGGCGCGGGATTAGCGGGACTAACAGCCGGCTACGAGTTAAGCAAGGCCGGGCATGAGGTGACCATTCTCGAAGCGCAGAATCGCGCGGGCGGCCGCGTATTCACGGTGCGCGAACCTTTTGCCGACGGCTTGTATGCGGAATGCGGCGGCGAATGGGTGGAGAGTGTGCATCAATACCTGTTGCGTTATATCGATGAATTTGGCTTGCCGCTTTATCGCGGCAGCTTTCGCGACACGGAAGACGAAGGGTTGCAGTTTTCGCCGCGCGCCCGCAAAGTTCACGAACAGCTCGAAGAAACCGTGAAGAAAGTCGATCCGTTTGCGCACCAGAATCCCTCCCTGCCGGAATTGGATCAACTCTCCTTTCTCGAATTTCTCCAAAAAATGGAAGCGCCGCCGGATATGATCGAACAAATGCAGCGCTCGATTTCAGGTTTGATGGCAATCAATATCGAAAGCATTTCGGCCCTGCATATTTTGAATGAATATGCGCTGCCGGAAAGCCAGGCTAGTTTTCGCATCGCCGGCGGCAATGATCTTGTTCCCAAAACGCTGGCGAGCCAGATGCGCGAGCACATTCATTATTCGCGGCCAGTGGTGAAAATCGAGCATGACGTCTCCGGCGTGCGCGTGACTTTTCTCGAAAACGGCACGATGCAGACCATCACCGGCGAGCGTCTCGTCATTGCCGCGCCCTTCACCTGCGTGCGCAAGATTGAAATAACGCCCGCACTCTCTCCTGAAAGAATGAAAGCCATCAACACTCTCGCTTACGGCCAAATTCTCAAAGCGCCGCTGCAATTCCGCGAACGCTTCTGGTTGAACAAAGAAGGCGAGCCGCGCAAAAGTTTGCAGAACATGATCGGTTCGGTTTATGAAGCCAGCGGCGGACAAGCCGGCGTGCGCGGTTTGCTGGTGGCTTACATTCCCGACAAAAGCGGTATGGAGATGGCAGCAATCCCGCCGGAGCAACGCTTGAAGAATATCCTCTCTAAAGTTGCCGAGATTCATCCCGAAGCGCCGCGCCATTACGAAGGCGGTTACGTGAAATGGTGGCAGGAAGACGAATGGGCAGGTGGCACCTATGCTTATTTCCGTCCCGGTGAAATTACCACGGTACGCAAAACCATTTCCCGGCCCGAGGGCCGCATTCATTTCGCGGGCGAGCATACCGCCGGCTGGCAGGGCTACATGAACGGCGCGGTGGAGTCCGGGCATCGCGTAGCGCAGGAGATTCACGAAGCCGCATAGAAGTGGATGATTGGATTATTGGAGTGTTGGAGTCTCAGCGATCCACCAATCCAACGATCCAACGCCATCCGTCAATCCACCGCATCCTTCAACCTCGCATGATATTCCGGAGACCTCATGGCCGCTTCTTCCGTAAAGAAAGCAACTTTTTTACAACTCGCTTTCATGATTTACGGCGCGGTGTGCGCCGGCGCTTTTGGCTTGGAAGACATGATCTCCACTGCCGGGCCGGGCATGGCGATTCTCACGCTGGCCATCATGCCGTTTTTGTTCAGTATTCCGGTGTCATTTGCGGTGGGCGAACTCACTACGATGCTGCCGGTGGAAGGCGGGCAGTATCGCTGGTCGCGCATGGCCTTCGGCGATTTTTGGGGATTTCAAGCCGGCTGGTGGGCGTGGATGACGGGCGTGGTCACCAATGGCTTGTTTGCGGTGCTGTTCACGGATTATCTGCAAAACTGGTTTCCACAGCTCACCGGTTTCAATCATTGGCTGGTTTGCCTGGCGCTGATTTGGTTCATGCACGTTCTCAACCTGCGCGGCATTCAAGTGGTGGGCAACACCGCGATTTTACTGAGCGCCATCTTGCTCATGCCGTTCATCATCATGATAGTGCTCGGCGTTTTACAATGGCAACACAATCCTTTCACGCCGTTTTTGGCGCCGGGGAAAAATTCGGTGAGTGGCTTTGGCAGCGCGGTGGTGTTGGCCATCTGGCTTTACTCGGGCTATGATAAACTTTCGGCAGCCGCAGAAGAAGTCGAGAATCCGCGAAAAGTTTTTCCGCCGGCATTGTTTTTTGCGGCAACGCTGGCCATGCTCAGTTATGTGTTGCCGACCATTGCCGGGCTGGCGGCGTTGGGCAATTGGCAGGATTGGGCGGGTGCGTATTTCTCCACGGCTGCCGCCAAAATCGGCGGCGATTGGCTGGGGCATTTCATGACGATCGGCGCGTTGTGCAGCAACGCGCTGTTGTTGAACGTGACCATGCTGGCGGCTTCGCGCTATCCCTTGACTCTCGCGCAAGACGGTTTTTTACCGAATTTCCTCACCAAAATACATCCGCGTTTCGGCACGCCGACGCAGGCTTTGTTGTGGGGCAGTGTGACCTACAGCCTGCTCGCGCTGTTCGATTTCACCCAATTGATCATTATCTACTCGTGGTTTCAAATGGCGAGTTATATTTTGCTGTACGCCAATGTCTGGAAAATGCGGTACACCCATGCCAGTGCCAGGCGGCCTTTCAAAATTCCATTTGGAACGCCGGGGCTGTTTCTGGCCATGCTGCCAACGTGCATCATGGCGCTAGTGGCGATCAGCA from Cytophagia bacterium CHB2 encodes the following:
- a CDS encoding TonB-dependent receptor — translated: MKRCDHRFLLMLLLAFFVHSSLAFAGTTGKISGVVREKDTRNPLPGVNVIVLGTTLGAATDANGRYFILHVPPGTYSVKASSMGYQATTISNVKVSVDLTSTVNFDLASTVLETGEAVEIVAQRPLIQKDGVTTMQVVEADVVENMVADDFKDVLTLNSGVTTRPIRDAAFAEGLDTGEGQFFVRGGRGNELAVMVDGMSVRDGITGGLGGEVSTGAIEEIQLISGNFNAEYGNAMSGVLNLVTQEGGSKTNFSLRGLTDAIFGTRTRDYTFQERDRLIETKGVLDRANWGTYQSQFSLGGPVPGIGNTMKYFLAGEYYQTDGNIGILQNEFTRRGSAKVTLSPTKTAKLTFSANANSEDQEIYDHYFAHQGLYRQRVGTDSLDNNFAGNDHLRTRTYQGIVAWTQTLNQRSFFELKIQHFSRTFMDRVRSQPEDYIFLTYNAGEDFVVSGDDPRFLHQEDRVWQGKFDVTYQANINHNIKAGLDFNRHRVWRQQLLTGGDIVNSRVDMFKFYPVEAAAYLQDKMEFNDLVINVGLRVDYFDPKDSVAVDVNNPLGPRRVTESKMRVSPRLGLAHPITDRANLHFSYGHFYQVPEYNKIVFNHNRYVDIFRPTLGNADLEPQKTVAFEVGWDQQITDFLALSVTGFYKDIENLVATDLYSFARPSAVTYYINQDFANSRGVEINFRTRRYHHFASYFSYTISRAEGNSSNPLDTRADLLARPPRVPLKKLVILDWDRPHVFNFNFDFRYKKGEGPRFGGAQLLQNFGVNLTGRFSSGQPYTPTDSRGQRLGDENVARMPSNWQLDLRVDKLFNLAGREFGVFTEVTNLTNRRNVVEVFTDTGLPNETTDPGYTPQGKRDPYNIGAQRNIRLGFELNM
- a CDS encoding CoA-transferase subunit beta yields the protein MVARAARELRDDDVVFVGIGLPNMACNLARLTHAPHLTLIYESGAVGAVPERLPVSIGDPALVAGCLSVCSLPEVFLYYLQGGRITVGFLGGAQIDRFGNINSTVIGDYAAPKVRLPGSGGASEIATLAQKILIITPLKKRNFPEAVDFLTSPGFLDGGDARARLGITTEGPKVVVTDLGVFRFDSANHEMWLTDIHPGVQLEDIKTNVGWPLKIADHLLITEPPTAEELRIIREELDPDRIYI
- a CDS encoding aldehyde dehydrogenase; protein product: MWINNEFVASKNAERFEVLNPATEEILAMVPRGNAEDAERAVAAAHAAFNPWRKMGSLERKEMMHEIARKIRAHGEELAQIITLEGGKPIIENRDEVEWVASCFEYYAELGRDQIGRVVAPAFEHQMSLVVKEPFGVVACIVPWNYPILLMAWKVAPALAAGNTVVIKPSELTPLCNLFFAKIFNHLPKGVANIITGFGKEAGEPLVTSKGTQLIAFTGSVETGRHIAMLAAQQLKKVHLELGGNDPFIVCDDIDVDIAVRAGAWTAFLNNGQVCTSAERFYVLEPIAKKFIEGLTEFSKTLRLGNPLGPGVDLGPLVSEAQRRKIEARLAQSVQQGAKILSGGKRPAQFSKGYFFEPTVLTNVNESMELMRSETFGPLAPIQVVKNIEEAIARANASEYGLGASILTNDLEKAMLAADNIKAGTFWINDPLTDNDAAPFGGMRLSGHGRELGLEGLDEFREAKHILIDYKLEKKSYWFPYA
- a CDS encoding FAD-dependent oxidoreductase encodes the protein MHDANSSQQSLLLPATANGHSRRDFLKVLSLALAAIPLRPAFSFPEKDPVKFFSRQKTERPKKVIILGAGLAGLTAGYELSKAGHEVTILEAQNRAGGRVFTVREPFADGLYAECGGEWVESVHQYLLRYIDEFGLPLYRGSFRDTEDEGLQFSPRARKVHEQLEETVKKVDPFAHQNPSLPELDQLSFLEFLQKMEAPPDMIEQMQRSISGLMAINIESISALHILNEYALPESQASFRIAGGNDLVPKTLASQMREHIHYSRPVVKIEHDVSGVRVTFLENGTMQTITGERLVIAAPFTCVRKIEITPALSPERMKAINTLAYGQILKAPLQFRERFWLNKEGEPRKSLQNMIGSVYEASGGQAGVRGLLVAYIPDKSGMEMAAIPPEQRLKNILSKVAEIHPEAPRHYEGGYVKWWQEDEWAGGTYAYFRPGEITTVRKTISRPEGRIHFAGEHTAGWQGYMNGAVESGHRVAQEIHEAA
- a CDS encoding APC family permease, coding for MAASSVKKATFLQLAFMIYGAVCAGAFGLEDMISTAGPGMAILTLAIMPFLFSIPVSFAVGELTTMLPVEGGQYRWSRMAFGDFWGFQAGWWAWMTGVVTNGLFAVLFTDYLQNWFPQLTGFNHWLVCLALIWFMHVLNLRGIQVVGNTAILLSAILLMPFIIMIVLGVLQWQHNPFTPFLAPGKNSVSGFGSAVVLAIWLYSGYDKLSAAAEEVENPRKVFPPALFFAATLAMLSYVLPTIAGLAALGNWQDWAGAYFSTAAAKIGGDWLGHFMTIGALCSNALLLNVTMLAASRYPLTLAQDGFLPNFLTKIHPRFGTPTQALLWGSVTYSLLALFDFTQLIIIYSWFQMASYILLYANVWKMRYTHASARRPFKIPFGTPGLFLAMLPTCIMALVAISSTVYEDGVFNQRQFVIGALALLSGPVIYGMVKWIKR